From Leifsonia sp. fls2-241-R2A-40a, one genomic window encodes:
- the moaA gene encoding GTP 3',8-cyclase MoaA, with protein MTAVNLGLPLRAQPGPDASAGAAPSLEGRPEHSGLIDRFGRVARDLRVSVTEKCSLRCTYCMPAEGLPAIPRDDLLSAAEIARLVGIGVRDLGVREVRFTGGEPLMRADLAEIIGRSAAVAPGIDLSITTNGIGLDHRIRSLVDAGLTRVNVSLDTVDREHFARLTRRDRLPAVLAGIHAAHAAGLTPLKLNAVMMRDTLADAPDLLEWALENNCRLRFIEQMPLDADRAWMRDNMVPAEELLAVLGERFTLVEAGRDDPHAPAEEWLVEGWTVHGLPATVGIIASVTRSFCSACDRTRITAEGTVRSCLFGDDETDLRGLLRGGADDAEIARWWRGAMWGKQSGHGMDRDGFAPPVRSMGAIGG; from the coding sequence ATGACAGCCGTCAACCTGGGGCTCCCGCTGCGGGCGCAGCCGGGTCCGGACGCATCCGCCGGTGCCGCTCCCAGCCTCGAGGGGCGCCCGGAGCATTCCGGGCTGATCGACCGGTTCGGGCGCGTCGCCCGCGACCTGCGGGTGTCGGTGACCGAGAAGTGCTCGCTGCGCTGCACCTACTGCATGCCCGCCGAGGGGCTTCCCGCGATCCCGCGCGACGACCTCCTGAGCGCCGCCGAGATCGCGAGGCTGGTCGGGATCGGCGTCCGCGACCTCGGAGTGCGCGAGGTGCGGTTCACCGGCGGCGAGCCGCTGATGCGCGCCGACCTGGCGGAGATCATCGGGCGCTCGGCCGCCGTGGCCCCCGGTATCGACCTGTCGATCACGACCAACGGCATCGGCCTGGATCACCGCATCCGCTCGCTGGTGGATGCCGGGCTCACCCGGGTGAACGTGTCCCTCGACACTGTCGACCGGGAGCACTTCGCGCGGCTGACCCGGCGCGACAGGCTTCCCGCAGTGCTCGCCGGCATCCACGCCGCCCATGCCGCCGGCCTGACGCCGCTGAAGCTGAACGCCGTGATGATGCGCGACACCCTCGCCGACGCACCCGACCTGCTGGAGTGGGCGCTCGAGAACAACTGCCGGCTGCGGTTCATCGAGCAGATGCCGCTCGACGCCGACCGAGCGTGGATGCGCGACAACATGGTCCCGGCGGAGGAACTGCTGGCCGTGCTCGGCGAGCGGTTCACCCTGGTCGAGGCGGGCCGCGACGACCCGCACGCGCCCGCCGAGGAGTGGCTGGTCGAGGGATGGACGGTGCACGGCCTCCCCGCCACCGTCGGCATCATCGCCTCGGTCACGCGCTCGTTCTGCTCGGCGTGCGACCGCACCCGCATCACCGCAGAGGGCACGGTGCGCTCGTGCCTCTTCGGCGACGACGAGACCGACCTGCGCGGGCTGCTCCGCGGTGGGGCGGACGACGCCGAGATCGCCCGCTGGTGGCGTGGGGCCATGTGGGGCAAGCAGTCCGGGCACGGGATGGACCGCGACGGCTTCGCGCCCCCGGTCCGCAGCATGGGGGCGATCGGTGGCTGA
- the modA gene encoding molybdate ABC transporter substrate-binding protein yields the protein MRRRLAASLAVVAAAALALSGCSSVSTGAAATPTAPAPSTTGVTGTITVFAAASLTTTFTELGSEFEKANPGAKVAFSFAGSSDLVSQLTAGAPADVFASADEANMAKAASGGVIDGSATDFATNVLAIAVPPGNPAKVKSFADLASPSIKTVVCAPQVPCGAATAKVEKSAGVTLSPVSQESSVTDVLGKVSSGEADAGIVYATDVKGAGSKVGSVPFPEAAKTLNVYPIATVAHAPNAPGARAFVAFVTGPDGRKALAAAGFGAP from the coding sequence ATGCGTCGACGGCTCGCAGCATCCCTCGCGGTGGTGGCCGCGGCCGCGCTGGCACTGAGCGGCTGCAGCTCCGTCTCCACCGGAGCGGCGGCGACCCCGACCGCCCCAGCGCCCTCGACCACGGGCGTCACCGGCACGATCACCGTCTTCGCCGCCGCCTCCCTCACCACGACGTTCACCGAGCTGGGCTCCGAATTCGAGAAGGCGAACCCGGGAGCGAAGGTCGCCTTCTCGTTCGCCGGCTCCTCCGATCTCGTCTCCCAGCTGACGGCAGGTGCGCCGGCGGACGTGTTCGCCTCCGCCGACGAGGCCAACATGGCGAAGGCCGCGAGCGGCGGCGTGATCGACGGCAGCGCGACCGACTTCGCGACCAACGTGCTCGCGATCGCGGTGCCGCCCGGCAATCCGGCGAAGGTGAAGAGCTTCGCCGACCTGGCGTCCCCGTCCATCAAGACCGTGGTCTGCGCCCCGCAGGTTCCGTGCGGGGCGGCCACCGCGAAAGTGGAGAAGTCCGCCGGCGTCACCCTCAGCCCGGTGAGCCAGGAGTCGTCCGTCACCGACGTCCTCGGCAAGGTGAGCTCGGGAGAGGCGGACGCGGGCATCGTCTACGCCACGGACGTGAAGGGCGCCGGATCGAAGGTCGGGTCCGTCCCGTTCCCGGAGGCCGCGAAGACCCTCAACGTGTACCCGATCGCCACCGTCGCCCACGCGCCGAACGCCCCCGGAGCCCGGGCGTTCGTCGCATTCGTCACCGGTCCCGACGGACGGAAGGCCCTGGCCGCCGCCGGCTTCGGCGCGCCGTGA
- a CDS encoding TOBE domain-containing protein has translation MPQIRIKDAALYLGVSDDTLRRWVEGGVLSSSRDESGRTVVDGLELAQLAKQNAVLPGDPSGVAGSARNRFVGLVTDIITDKVMAQVELQCGPHRVVSLISSEAVRDLGLELGSVAVAVVKATNVIVEAPSAPSGKA, from the coding sequence GTGCCGCAGATACGGATCAAAGACGCCGCGCTCTACCTCGGGGTGAGCGACGACACCCTCCGACGCTGGGTCGAGGGCGGGGTGCTGTCCAGCTCGCGCGACGAATCCGGGCGGACCGTCGTGGACGGGCTGGAGCTCGCGCAGCTGGCCAAGCAGAACGCCGTGCTCCCCGGCGATCCGTCGGGCGTCGCCGGCTCCGCGCGGAACCGCTTCGTGGGGCTGGTGACCGACATCATCACCGACAAGGTGATGGCGCAGGTCGAATTGCAGTGCGGCCCGCACCGCGTGGTGTCGCTCATCAGTAGTGAGGCGGTCCGCGACCTCGGGCTCGAACTCGGTTCGGTGGCGGTGGCCGTCGTCAAGGCGACCAACGTCATCGTGGAGGCGCCCAGCGCTCCGAGCGGGAAGGCCTGA
- a CDS encoding ABC transporter permease has product MSGRRTVSGRRVPAPAPRTGVPGWIVAVAVVGALFVLLPLIAMALRVDWLHFIPLITSPSSVDALLLSLRTSLIATLGCLVLGVPMAVVLARVPFAGQRIVRAVVLLPLVLPPVVGGLALLALYGRRGVLGGALDVAFSTPAVIIAQTFVALPFLVLSLEGALRSAGERYEAVAATLGARPSTVLFRVTLPLVLPAIVSGCILSFARALGEFGATLTFAGSLQGVTRTLPLEIYLQRETDPDAAVALSLVLVAVAVAVVAVAHGAGEGMRPWRASRPRADSTTARLPERTAA; this is encoded by the coding sequence GTGAGCGGGCGCCGCACCGTGAGCGGGCGCCGCGTCCCGGCCCCTGCTCCGCGGACCGGCGTCCCGGGCTGGATCGTCGCCGTCGCCGTGGTCGGCGCCCTCTTCGTGCTGCTGCCGCTGATCGCGATGGCGCTCCGGGTGGACTGGCTGCACTTCATCCCGCTGATCACCTCCCCGTCCTCGGTGGATGCCCTGCTCCTCAGCCTGCGGACGTCGCTCATCGCGACGCTCGGCTGCCTGGTGCTCGGCGTCCCGATGGCGGTCGTGCTGGCGCGCGTGCCGTTCGCCGGGCAGCGGATCGTCCGCGCGGTCGTGCTGCTACCGCTCGTCCTGCCGCCGGTCGTCGGCGGCCTGGCGCTGCTCGCGCTGTACGGGAGGAGGGGCGTCCTCGGCGGGGCCCTGGATGTGGCCTTCTCGACCCCGGCCGTGATCATCGCGCAGACCTTCGTCGCGCTGCCGTTCCTGGTGCTCAGCCTGGAGGGAGCGCTGCGCTCGGCCGGAGAGCGGTACGAGGCGGTCGCCGCGACGCTGGGCGCGCGTCCCTCCACCGTGCTCTTCCGGGTGACGCTGCCGCTGGTGCTTCCCGCGATCGTGTCGGGCTGCATCCTGTCGTTCGCGCGGGCGCTCGGCGAGTTCGGCGCGACGCTCACCTTCGCGGGGAGCCTGCAGGGCGTGACCCGGACGCTGCCGCTGGAGATCTACCTCCAGCGCGAGACCGACCCGGATGCGGCGGTCGCACTCTCGCTGGTGCTCGTCGCGGTGGCCGTCGCCGTCGTCGCCGTCGCGCACGGCGCGGGCGAGGGGATGCGGCCGTGGCGCGCCTCCCGGCCGCGCGCGGACAGCACGACAGCACGGCTCCCCGAACGGACCGCCGCATGA
- a CDS encoding MoaD/ThiS family protein — protein sequence MAEVLVRYFAAAEEAAGLPEERVEVADATVGGLQAALVARYGEPMERVVRSGSFLVGGVVSRDPSRELSGTVDVLPPFAGG from the coding sequence GTGGCTGAGGTGCTGGTGCGGTACTTCGCGGCGGCGGAGGAGGCGGCTGGACTGCCCGAGGAACGCGTCGAGGTCGCGGATGCGACCGTCGGCGGGCTGCAGGCGGCGCTGGTCGCCCGCTACGGCGAGCCGATGGAGCGCGTGGTGCGGTCGGGGTCGTTCCTCGTCGGCGGCGTCGTGTCGCGCGACCCGTCGCGCGAGCTGTCGGGCACCGTGGACGTGCTTCCGCCCTTCGCCGGCGGCTGA
- a CDS encoding ABC transporter ATP-binding protein produces the protein MSLQLTATSADRDVEAQLSVADGETLALLGPNGAGKSTVLGMLAGLIRPDSGRATLGREVLFDLPNAWLAPHRRGVALLAQDALLFPHLSVQSNVAFGPRSSGTPRAEAADRAGEWMRRTGTTAFADRRPAELSGGQAQRVAIARALAAEPSLLLLDEPLSALDVSVAAEVRGTLADVLPGRTTVLVTHDALDAYLLADRVAVMHDGRVVEEGPTREVLERPRHAFTAELSGLTLLAGVRTADGIRTDDGMHLPGAAEDGLPAGARVRAAVRPSAVRLLAPGSGGAHIPAAVTALEPQADLVRVRTDRLDALVPPAVPADLRLRVGDPVALDVPSDAVAIYPA, from the coding sequence ATGAGCCTGCAGTTGACCGCGACCTCCGCCGACCGCGACGTCGAGGCGCAGCTGTCGGTGGCCGACGGCGAGACACTCGCCCTCCTCGGACCGAACGGCGCCGGCAAATCGACGGTGCTCGGGATGCTCGCAGGGCTCATCCGTCCCGACAGCGGCCGGGCCACGCTCGGGCGCGAGGTGCTGTTCGACCTGCCGAACGCATGGCTCGCGCCCCATCGCCGCGGCGTCGCGCTCCTGGCTCAGGACGCGCTGCTGTTCCCGCACCTCAGCGTGCAGAGCAACGTCGCGTTCGGCCCGCGATCCTCGGGAACGCCGCGGGCCGAGGCCGCCGACCGGGCCGGCGAGTGGATGCGGCGCACCGGCACCACGGCGTTCGCCGACCGGCGGCCTGCCGAGCTCTCCGGCGGTCAGGCGCAGCGGGTCGCGATCGCCCGCGCCCTCGCCGCCGAGCCGAGCCTGCTGCTGCTGGACGAACCGCTGTCGGCCCTGGACGTGTCGGTCGCGGCCGAGGTCCGCGGGACGCTCGCAGACGTACTGCCCGGACGCACGACCGTGCTCGTGACGCACGACGCGCTCGACGCGTACCTGCTCGCCGACCGCGTCGCCGTCATGCACGACGGCCGGGTCGTCGAGGAGGGCCCGACGCGCGAGGTGCTGGAGCGCCCGCGGCACGCGTTCACCGCGGAGCTCTCCGGGCTCACGCTCCTCGCCGGCGTCCGGACCGCGGACGGCATCCGGACGGACGACGGGATGCACCTCCCGGGTGCCGCCGAGGACGGCCTCCCGGCGGGAGCCCGCGTGCGGGCGGCGGTGCGCCCGTCGGCGGTGCGCCTCCTGGCACCGGGGTCCGGTGGCGCGCACATCCCGGCCGCCGTCACCGCCCTCGAACCTCAGGCCGACCTGGTCCGCGTGCGGACCGACCGGCTCGACGCCCTCGTGCCGCCGGCCGTGCCGGCCGACCTGCGCCTGCGGGTGGGCGACCCGGTCGCGCTCGACGTCCCGTCCGACGCCGTCGCGATCTACCCGGCCTGA